A part of Paenibacillus sp. sptzw28 genomic DNA contains:
- a CDS encoding ABC transporter substrate-binding protein, whose amino-acid sequence MNVSKTKVACLLMIGALLVAAGCSNSSDSDSSSSPDASPNKDLTPMTITFAAGDNNPLWDDMQSEVGKLITEKTGISIKAQFPMSGNDTDIFALMVANNEYPDIVSAKGSVGKLKDAGALIDLTPLIEEHAPNIKKLYGEYMKRLRWSNDDHGIYVLPSAPVNQTYFKAGTGFELQHAVLKELNYPQIKTVKDFENSLKAYYDKHKTTADGQPIIPLSLNGGEWQFLISVTNPAVATTGGPDEGEFYIDPDTYEAKFHYLRPEEKEYFRWLNHMHDIGLLDPESFVQKYDQYRAKIASGRVLGLIDADWDFAGEVAVLKKEGKFDQTYAHFPVTLNETYKRHDFQSTGYLAGTGISITKSAKDPVRVIKFLDFLASDEGQVLLNWGIEGKHYKVENGKRVIPEDILNMKVNDNQNFKKTTGVDMYRFGQSYGDGVKDPTGNYYTTVFPEQIEKEYTQADRETLAAYNIKSYKDLWPSEKEFPVRPWGAAWNINMETGSEANAIFQKCQDITRWHITQAILAEPEQFDAIWDVFMKELEKAGVEKLNEEFTKLVKDRVKLWNE is encoded by the coding sequence ATGAATGTCAGCAAAACAAAAGTGGCATGTCTTTTAATGATCGGAGCACTTCTTGTTGCCGCCGGCTGCAGCAACAGCTCGGACTCCGATAGCTCCAGCAGTCCTGACGCATCGCCGAACAAAGATCTCACACCCATGACGATCACTTTTGCAGCAGGCGACAATAACCCGCTTTGGGACGACATGCAAAGCGAGGTCGGGAAGCTCATTACGGAAAAAACCGGCATTTCGATCAAAGCGCAATTCCCGATGAGCGGCAATGACACGGATATATTCGCGCTGATGGTGGCAAACAACGAATATCCTGATATTGTTTCAGCCAAAGGCAGCGTGGGCAAGCTGAAGGACGCCGGCGCATTGATCGATTTGACGCCGCTCATTGAAGAGCATGCGCCGAACATCAAGAAGCTCTATGGAGAATACATGAAACGTTTGCGCTGGAGCAATGACGACCATGGCATTTATGTCCTGCCGTCAGCACCGGTAAACCAAACCTACTTCAAGGCAGGAACGGGCTTCGAGCTGCAGCACGCAGTGCTGAAGGAGCTTAACTATCCACAGATCAAGACGGTGAAGGATTTCGAGAATTCGCTCAAAGCTTATTATGACAAGCACAAGACCACGGCCGACGGTCAACCGATCATTCCCTTGTCCCTGAACGGAGGGGAATGGCAGTTTTTAATTAGCGTCACCAACCCGGCCGTCGCAACGACTGGCGGGCCGGATGAAGGCGAATTTTATATCGATCCGGATACTTATGAGGCGAAGTTCCATTACCTGCGCCCGGAAGAGAAGGAATACTTCCGATGGCTGAACCATATGCACGACATCGGCTTGCTGGACCCGGAGAGCTTCGTCCAGAAGTATGATCAGTACAGGGCGAAGATTGCCAGCGGACGCGTTCTGGGACTCATCGATGCTGATTGGGACTTCGCCGGTGAAGTAGCTGTATTGAAGAAGGAAGGCAAGTTCGATCAAACCTATGCCCACTTCCCGGTTACCTTGAATGAAACTTACAAAAGGCATGATTTTCAGAGCACCGGATACTTGGCGGGTACTGGCATATCGATCACGAAGAGCGCCAAAGACCCTGTTCGCGTCATCAAGTTCCTTGATTTTCTGGCGTCAGATGAAGGGCAAGTACTGCTGAACTGGGGAATCGAAGGCAAGCATTATAAGGTGGAAAATGGTAAACGCGTCATTCCGGAAGACATTCTGAATATGAAAGTCAATGACAACCAAAACTTTAAGAAGACGACCGGTGTAGATATGTACCGATTTGGACAGAGCTACGGTGACGGGGTGAAGGATCCAACGGGCAACTATTACACCACCGTCTTCCCGGAACAAATCGAGAAGGAATACACCCAAGCGGACAGGGAGACATTGGCTGCTTACAATATTAAAAGTTACAAGGATCTGTGGCCGTCCGAGAAAGAATTCCCGGTTAGACCGTGGGGAGCGGCATGGAACATCAACATGGAGACCGGCTCTGAAGCGAATGCCATCTTCCAAAAGTGCCAAGACATTACGAGGTGGCACATTACCCAAGCGATTCTGGCAGAGCCGGAACAATTCGACGCTATATGGGACGTCTTCATGAAGGAGCTGGAGAAAGCAGGCGTCGAGAAGCTGAACGAAGAGTTTACCAAGCTGGTGAAAGACCGCGTGAAACTTTGGAATGAATAA
- a CDS encoding carbohydrate ABC transporter permease produces the protein MRINNRITIFDIFNYTLFALFTSACFFPFYYLFINTISSNDLSSRGLVMFYPKEIHFDNYIQVFKIPGLGQATLVSFARTLIGTALTVAASGFLGYLFSKPTMWGRKFWYRFLIATMYFNAGLIPWFLIMLKLGFVNNFLAYIVPGIVSPFFIILVKTFVESTPISLQESAQLDGAGNMTIFWKIVMPLITPILATIAIFSAIGQWNSFQDTLFLVTDQNLFTLQFILYRYFNGATSLATLLQSGASDTNLANIQTATSIRTTVSMVVVIPILLVYPFFQRFFVKGIMIGAVKG, from the coding sequence ATGAGGATTAATAACAGGATTACAATTTTTGACATATTTAACTATACGCTGTTTGCCTTATTTACTTCTGCTTGTTTCTTTCCGTTTTATTATTTGTTCATCAATACAATCAGCAGTAACGACTTGAGCAGCAGAGGACTCGTTATGTTCTACCCCAAAGAGATTCATTTCGACAACTATATCCAAGTGTTCAAGATTCCTGGGCTGGGCCAAGCCACGCTAGTATCCTTTGCACGCACTTTGATCGGCACTGCGCTGACCGTGGCCGCTTCGGGTTTTCTTGGTTACTTGTTTTCGAAACCTACCATGTGGGGACGCAAGTTCTGGTACCGTTTCCTCATCGCCACGATGTACTTTAATGCCGGCTTGATTCCGTGGTTCCTGATCATGCTTAAGCTTGGCTTCGTCAACAATTTCCTGGCCTATATTGTGCCTGGGATCGTCTCGCCATTCTTTATTATCCTCGTCAAAACGTTTGTCGAGTCGACGCCGATTTCCCTGCAGGAATCGGCGCAACTCGACGGAGCCGGCAATATGACGATCTTCTGGAAGATCGTCATGCCGTTGATCACGCCGATTCTAGCCACGATCGCCATCTTCTCGGCCATCGGACAGTGGAACTCGTTCCAGGACACGTTGTTCCTGGTAACAGATCAGAACCTGTTTACGCTGCAATTTATCCTGTATCGCTATTTCAACGGAGCGACATCGCTGGCAACTCTGTTGCAGTCCGGGGCTTCCGATACAAATCTGGCCAATATTCAGACGGCTACTTCGATTCGGACGACGGTTTCGATGGTTGTCGTCATTCCGATATTGCTCGTCTATCCGTTCTTCCAACGATTCTTTGTCAAAGGAATCATGATCGGGGCTGTTAAGGGTTAA
- a CDS encoding glycoside hydrolase family 95-like protein, translating to MKRGGFEVDIAWKDGYVAEAELRATRNALCSMRVRAPFA from the coding sequence ATCAAGCGGGGCGGTTTCGAGGTCGATATTGCCTGGAAAGACGGATATGTTGCCGAGGCCGAACTGAGAGCGACGCGGAATGCTCTGTGCAGCATGCGCGTTCGAGCGCCATTCGCGTAA
- a CDS encoding ABC transporter substrate-binding protein has protein sequence MKRNKWTAAAVAMIAMLVFLSACSGSAGTNSATNSGNNTGTEVSTDPSKQPEITLNVFSNLSNYTGEQPGWFGKLIKDKFNIKLNIISGGQQRAATMMASGDLGDIAIAIDIVDASKAGLLLDWNKDGLLDKYGQDIKKYAGQALEANSKQYGGGTAIYAIGQNVGSGSGPSEGANMTFGPWLRWDLYQQLGSPEIKTLEDYLPVVKKMQELSPKSDSGKPTYGFSLWSDWDGVMALNPKVMAQFYGYNDGDGFNDAELMMTKADEAKWQGLLDEDSYYMRGLKFFFEANKMGLLDPDSLTQKFPDVTNKYSDGQILFAQLPWLTDGYNTEKHVNAGKGFAFVPFAEEKMSSAGFSPYGGTWYWSIGAKTKYPERVMQFMNWMFSPEGVQETHIGPKGLLWDIVDGKPTLTEFGYKAVSNSVDMPAEYGGGLFKDGVNQMNNRTVNLSMINPETGEPYDYSMWTSYLNNNPNPVTKSWRDAMDALTVKDYVVKNNKVAVQPPYFSDKAKTQEPSDIKQKKAEVGKVIKEYSWKMMFAKNDNEFASLKEAMVSKAKGLGYDDVIKFQVDNYEKTVGAALKK, from the coding sequence ATGAAAAGAAACAAATGGACAGCGGCTGCTGTCGCGATGATCGCCATGCTTGTATTCTTATCCGCGTGCAGCGGATCCGCTGGAACCAACTCGGCAACCAACTCGGGCAATAACACAGGAACGGAAGTAAGCACCGATCCTTCGAAGCAACCGGAGATCACGCTGAACGTATTCTCGAACCTGTCCAACTATACTGGCGAGCAACCGGGTTGGTTTGGGAAGTTGATCAAGGATAAATTTAACATCAAATTAAACATTATCTCCGGCGGGCAGCAAAGAGCTGCTACGATGATGGCCTCCGGTGATTTAGGCGACATCGCGATCGCAATCGATATAGTGGATGCTTCCAAAGCCGGATTACTGCTGGATTGGAACAAGGATGGCCTGCTTGACAAATACGGCCAGGACATTAAGAAATATGCCGGTCAGGCGCTCGAAGCCAACAGCAAGCAGTATGGCGGCGGCACGGCGATTTACGCTATCGGTCAAAACGTCGGCAGCGGCAGCGGTCCGAGCGAAGGCGCCAATATGACGTTTGGCCCGTGGCTTCGTTGGGACTTATATCAACAACTGGGAAGCCCGGAAATCAAGACGCTGGAAGACTACCTTCCCGTTGTCAAAAAAATGCAGGAGCTTAGTCCGAAGAGTGATTCCGGCAAGCCTACGTACGGATTTTCGCTGTGGTCGGACTGGGATGGGGTGATGGCGCTGAACCCCAAGGTTATGGCTCAATTCTATGGCTATAATGATGGAGATGGCTTCAATGACGCCGAACTGATGATGACGAAGGCCGATGAAGCGAAATGGCAAGGCTTGCTCGACGAAGACAGCTACTACATGAGAGGTTTGAAATTCTTCTTTGAAGCGAATAAGATGGGGCTGCTTGACCCAGATTCTTTGACGCAGAAGTTCCCCGACGTGACCAACAAGTATAGTGACGGACAAATTCTATTCGCGCAACTCCCGTGGCTTACCGATGGCTACAACACCGAGAAGCACGTAAACGCAGGTAAAGGCTTCGCGTTCGTGCCATTCGCCGAAGAGAAAATGTCTTCTGCTGGATTCTCGCCTTATGGCGGCACTTGGTATTGGTCTATTGGCGCGAAGACAAAATATCCGGAGCGCGTGATGCAATTCATGAACTGGATGTTCTCGCCGGAGGGCGTTCAGGAAACCCATATAGGTCCAAAGGGTTTGCTGTGGGATATCGTGGATGGCAAGCCGACTCTGACCGAATTCGGATACAAAGCGGTCTCCAACTCCGTCGATATGCCTGCCGAATACGGCGGCGGTCTGTTCAAGGACGGAGTAAACCAAATGAACAACAGAACGGTTAATCTGTCCATGATCAATCCGGAAACAGGGGAACCGTACGATTACTCGATGTGGACCTCTTATTTGAACAACAATCCGAATCCGGTCACGAAGAGCTGGCGGGACGCTATGGATGCACTGACGGTGAAAGACTATGTTGTGAAGAACAACAAAGTAGCCGTGCAGCCTCCATACTTTAGCGATAAAGCTAAAACGCAGGAACCGTCCGACATTAAGCAGAAGAAAGCCGAAGTGGGCAAAGTCATCAAGGAATATTCCTGGAAGATGATGTTCGCGAAGAACGATAATGAGTTTGCCAGCTTAAAAGAGGCTATGGTATCGAAAGCCAAAGGCCTGGGCTACGACGATGTTATTAAGTTCCAAGTCGATAATTACGAAAAAACGGTCGGAGCAGCCTTGAAAAAGTAA
- a CDS encoding sugar ABC transporter permease, whose amino-acid sequence MSNQPGRGNDMGAKLNGQAYTTAAMKQFQFKEKYKLFLMALPFLVLVFLFSYLPLYGWIYAFFDYRPAIPLSKTEFVGFQWFTTLVSNKYQMEEVLRVLRNTFAISSLGLLTSVLPVIFAIFLMEIKSTRFKKTVQTLTTLPNFISWVLVYSFAFMLFSVDNGFLNNLLINMGLIERPLNILASDNHTWLSMTLWGVWKGLGWGAILYIAAITGIDPEMYEAARVDGAGRFRLMWHVTVPGVMPTFFVLLILGIAGFINNGFEQYFVFSNAINMNNIEVLDLYVYNVGVVNNNFGFATAVSILKSIVSLILLFAANSLSKLVRGEGVI is encoded by the coding sequence ATGTCAAATCAACCGGGCAGGGGGAACGATATGGGGGCGAAACTGAATGGTCAAGCTTATACGACAGCTGCGATGAAGCAGTTTCAGTTTAAAGAAAAATATAAATTGTTCCTCATGGCTTTGCCTTTTCTGGTACTCGTCTTTTTGTTCTCTTATTTGCCGCTTTACGGCTGGATTTATGCCTTTTTCGACTACAGGCCTGCCATTCCGCTGTCCAAGACCGAGTTTGTAGGGTTTCAGTGGTTTACAACGTTGGTGTCAAATAAGTACCAGATGGAGGAAGTTCTCCGAGTATTGCGTAACACATTCGCGATCAGTTCGCTTGGCCTTCTGACTTCGGTTCTTCCGGTTATCTTCGCGATTTTCCTGATGGAAATAAAGAGCACACGATTTAAGAAAACTGTGCAGACGCTTACAACGCTGCCGAACTTTATCAGTTGGGTGCTGGTGTACTCCTTCGCCTTTATGTTGTTTTCTGTTGACAATGGCTTCCTGAACAATTTGCTCATAAACATGGGCCTGATCGAACGGCCGCTGAACATTCTGGCATCGGACAACCACACCTGGCTGTCTATGACGTTGTGGGGGGTATGGAAAGGACTCGGCTGGGGAGCGATCTTGTACATTGCCGCGATTACGGGCATCGATCCGGAAATGTATGAGGCGGCGAGAGTGGACGGAGCAGGCCGGTTCCGGCTGATGTGGCATGTGACGGTTCCAGGGGTTATGCCGACATTCTTCGTGCTGCTCATACTCGGGATCGCGGGTTTTATCAATAATGGATTTGAGCAATATTTTGTATTCTCGAACGCGATAAACATGAATAATATCGAGGTGCTTGATCTATATGTGTACAACGTCGGTGTAGTGAACAATAACTTCGGGTTCGCGACAGCGGTCAGCATTCTGAAATCGATTGTCAGCTTGATCTTGCTGTTTGCAGCCAACAGCCTGTCAAAGCTGGTTCGCGGCGAAGGCGTTATCTAA
- a CDS encoding family 43 glycosylhydrolase yields the protein MTKDIRKGDLGNGTYRNPVLAGDYADPSVLRLGNDYYMTHSSFTFAPGLLIWHSRDLVNWRPVGKALDRYIGDVWAPDFIVYEGTFYIYVPVDGKIVALTAPAPEGPWGEPVQLGLEAIDPGHVVDQEGNRYLYTGGGYMTRLSKDGLSIEGETVHVYDGWEFPDEWVVEGKFLESPKLFYRNGYYYLTSAQGGTSGPPTSHMVISARSKNPWGPFENSPYNPIIRTESRDERWYSKGHGTLVDTPNGEWWILYHAYEKNNYPLGRQTLLEPIEWTADGWFRVPEDISTDQPIAKPDGAAVKHGLPHSDSFTSDRLGLQWSFFRQHDKERYAFTGDAIVLHASEGVSPLVFMPEDHNYEVTVEVVIEAGSQGRLLLFYNQMFYSGMGISEEGIYGILRGWPAPCIPFNGKSVHMRLRNLEHEVIYFYSHDGSTWQKLPHSFEASGFHHNALGGFLALRIGLDTCGDGKVLFKNFQYRSL from the coding sequence ATGACCAAGGATATTAGAAAAGGGGACTTGGGGAACGGCACCTATCGGAATCCGGTGTTAGCCGGAGATTATGCCGATCCTTCCGTATTGCGACTAGGCAACGACTATTACATGACACATTCCAGCTTTACATTCGCCCCGGGGCTCTTGATCTGGCATTCGAGGGATTTGGTCAACTGGCGTCCGGTTGGCAAAGCGCTGGATCGCTATATCGGGGATGTCTGGGCGCCGGATTTCATTGTGTATGAGGGTACGTTTTATATCTATGTGCCTGTGGACGGGAAAATCGTGGCGCTAACTGCGCCGGCACCCGAAGGACCATGGGGCGAGCCTGTCCAGTTAGGCTTGGAAGCGATTGATCCGGGGCACGTTGTCGACCAAGAAGGCAACCGGTATTTGTATACCGGCGGCGGTTATATGACCAGGCTTTCCAAAGACGGTCTTTCGATTGAAGGGGAAACCGTTCACGTCTATGACGGATGGGAGTTTCCGGATGAATGGGTGGTGGAAGGAAAGTTTCTTGAGTCGCCCAAGTTATTCTATCGTAACGGTTATTACTATCTGACGTCCGCTCAAGGCGGAACATCCGGTCCTCCGACGAGCCATATGGTTATATCCGCGCGTTCCAAAAACCCGTGGGGGCCGTTCGAGAACTCCCCATACAATCCGATCATTCGCACCGAAAGCCGTGATGAGCGCTGGTATTCGAAAGGGCATGGCACCTTGGTCGATACGCCGAACGGAGAATGGTGGATCCTGTACCATGCTTACGAAAAAAATAACTATCCATTAGGCAGGCAAACGTTACTGGAGCCGATTGAATGGACGGCAGACGGTTGGTTCCGAGTACCGGAGGACATTTCCACAGATCAACCGATTGCCAAGCCGGATGGTGCGGCTGTCAAGCATGGCTTGCCGCATTCCGATTCCTTCACATCGGATCGGCTAGGGCTGCAATGGAGTTTCTTTAGGCAGCATGACAAGGAACGATATGCGTTTACGGGAGATGCAATTGTGCTCCATGCTTCAGAGGGTGTGTCGCCGCTCGTCTTTATGCCGGAGGATCACAATTACGAGGTTACCGTGGAGGTAGTCATTGAAGCGGGCAGCCAGGGAAGACTGCTGCTCTTCTATAATCAAATGTTTTATAGCGGCATGGGGATTTCTGAAGAAGGGATCTATGGCATACTTCGCGGATGGCCTGCGCCGTGCATTCCATTCAATGGAAAAAGTGTTCATATGCGATTGCGCAATTTAGAGCATGAGGTCATCTATTTCTATAGTCATGACGGCAGCACATGGCAGAAGCTTCCGCATTCGTTCGAAGCATCTGGTTTCCATCACAATGCGCTGGGAGGCTTCCTGGCCTTGCGAATCGGATTGGACACTTGCGGGGATGGGAAGGTTTTGTTCAAAAACTTTCAATACCGGAGTCTTTAA
- a CDS encoding SGNH/GDSL hydrolase family protein: MWWSSYASATVQSTAKNFMMKSESPFTHTYRAYIKTTESGELKLRFWCSNLVDSTWADGSESSANLIGGSWKIESAYIANGGRLPDGSVVEGTQIPVTFDSSIARLVMPGEKFWSDAARIMIPEEHYLVFSWTITTLAAGVSFPYNTECPLVSAYDAPGNAAGQSTADGFQKSANCLFLPDFIGCEREGAKRIAFLGDSITQGVRTRPDAYEYWVARIAEGLGPEYSVWNLGSGWARAYDAASDKAWLSKAKQSDEVVIALGVNDISTTRRSALQVLEDLQTIVSILKGSRIDMSVILCTVPPYNLTDAQELVWRDVNQAIRSHAIAGVDRIFDIAEVLSQATPRDNLIIPEYMSNEFDAHPNGKAGSAIASAFSAWY; encoded by the coding sequence ATGTGGTGGAGTTCTTATGCTTCGGCGACGGTTCAATCTACGGCCAAAAATTTTATGATGAAAAGCGAATCACCTTTTACCCATACGTACAGAGCTTACATCAAGACAACGGAATCCGGGGAATTAAAGCTGAGATTCTGGTGCAGCAACCTGGTAGATTCTACATGGGCAGACGGCTCTGAATCGAGCGCCAATCTGATTGGAGGCTCGTGGAAAATCGAGTCCGCTTACATTGCTAATGGCGGGAGGCTGCCTGATGGAAGCGTTGTAGAGGGTACGCAAATTCCGGTAACGTTCGATTCGTCGATCGCTAGGTTGGTTATGCCGGGAGAAAAGTTTTGGAGCGATGCCGCCCGGATCATGATCCCGGAGGAGCATTATTTGGTATTTTCGTGGACGATTACGACATTGGCTGCTGGCGTAAGCTTTCCCTACAATACGGAATGCCCATTGGTGTCCGCCTACGATGCGCCCGGGAATGCAGCGGGCCAAAGCACAGCCGACGGTTTCCAAAAATCCGCAAATTGTCTGTTTCTGCCGGATTTCATCGGCTGCGAGCGTGAGGGAGCAAAGCGTATTGCGTTCTTGGGCGATTCCATCACCCAGGGTGTGCGAACGCGCCCCGACGCTTATGAATACTGGGTTGCCCGCATTGCGGAGGGGCTTGGCCCGGAATACAGTGTATGGAATCTCGGTTCGGGGTGGGCGCGAGCTTACGATGCCGCAAGCGACAAGGCTTGGCTAAGCAAAGCCAAGCAAAGCGATGAGGTTGTCATAGCATTGGGGGTCAACGATATAAGTACGACCAGACGAAGCGCCCTTCAAGTGCTGGAGGATCTGCAAACAATTGTGTCCATCCTTAAAGGCAGCCGTATCGATATGTCAGTCATCCTTTGCACCGTCCCCCCTTACAATCTGACCGACGCGCAGGAGCTTGTCTGGAGGGATGTGAATCAGGCAATACGAAGCCATGCTATTGCCGGAGTCGATCGAATATTCGATATTGCGGAAGTACTCTCGCAAGCGACTCCTCGCGATAACCTGATAATACCTGAATATATGTCGAACGAGTTCGATGCGCATCCGAATGGTAAAGCAGGGTCTGCTATTGCCTCAGCTTTCTCGGCATGGTATTGA
- a CDS encoding alpha/beta hydrolase has protein sequence MNTIELWSGASKESIGDENQGCPSLSAYPVHGKDQSPAVIVCPGGRYFRRAAHEGEPVAKWLNGLGISAFVLNYRVSPYQHPIPLQDAQRAVRTVRHYAKDWNIDPERVGILGFSAGGHLASATGTLYDTGDNQSSDPIERQSSRPNLLILCYPVITFGAYGHRPSMHHLLGDSPDESLVALLSTEKKVTEDTPPTFLWHAADDERVPVENSLLFAGALSRHQVPFDLHVFESGGHGQGLAEGHPEVKAWPELCEAWLRKRNFV, from the coding sequence ATGAATACGATTGAATTATGGTCTGGAGCATCCAAAGAAAGCATTGGCGATGAGAACCAGGGATGTCCAAGTTTGAGTGCATACCCTGTGCATGGAAAAGACCAAAGCCCTGCAGTCATCGTATGTCCGGGCGGGAGATATTTCAGACGAGCCGCGCACGAAGGCGAGCCGGTTGCCAAGTGGTTAAACGGGCTCGGCATATCCGCTTTCGTCCTGAATTATCGTGTATCGCCGTATCAACATCCGATTCCGCTTCAGGATGCGCAGCGGGCTGTACGAACCGTAAGACATTATGCAAAGGATTGGAACATCGATCCTGAGCGAGTCGGCATTTTGGGCTTTTCCGCAGGCGGTCACTTGGCATCCGCAACGGGCACTTTGTATGACACAGGAGATAACCAGTCATCCGATCCGATAGAAAGACAGAGCAGCCGTCCGAATTTGCTAATCTTGTGTTATCCGGTCATCACATTCGGAGCGTATGGTCATCGACCGTCCATGCACCATCTGCTTGGCGATTCTCCGGATGAATCGCTTGTTGCTTTATTGTCCACGGAAAAGAAAGTGACAGAAGACACCCCGCCAACGTTTCTCTGGCATGCGGCGGATGATGAGAGGGTTCCGGTTGAAAATAGTTTGCTTTTTGCCGGAGCTCTTAGCCGCCATCAGGTGCCTTTTGATTTGCATGTATTTGAAAGCGGCGGACATGGACAAGGTTTAGCCGAAGGTCATCCTGAAGTGAAGGCTTGGCCGGAACTCTGTGAGGCATGGCTAAGAAAACGAAATTTTGTATAA
- a CDS encoding glycoside hydrolase family 43 protein produces the protein METCSIATYSNPVIPGFYPDPSICRVEDDYYLVTSSFAYFPGVPIFHSKDLVNWRQIGHCLTTEQQLPLANTWLSGGIYAPTIRYHDGWFYMVTTNVSGVGNFYVRSQQPEGPWSEMITVAQDGIDPSLLFDEDGSVYFQSTCFGNEGYGIYQCEIDISTGKLLTESRLIWRGTGAAHPEAPHLYKINGLFYLLLAEGGTEYGHMVTIARSDAPYGPYEPCPHNPILSHRSMKSSIQATGHADLVQAHDGSWWAVFLGVRPVSYPYRHHLGRETFLAPVSWTADGWPIIGNGGSVESVMDAPQLTEVRWQTNSTRDDFDDSTLGFDWVFLRNPDPLCWSLSESPGNLVLRGTEASLDDSGAPAFVGRRLRHWSCNISTLLDFEPQHEGEEAGLTVFMSERYHYDLAVMRKEGRKVIVFRRTVGSMRMERTLECLEGPVVLKIEAHPEWLHFKIQQNQSNVLELGSGETHLLSTEVAGGFTGVIIAMYAVCETGQGSPACFDWFEYEPLNG, from the coding sequence ATGGAGACGTGTAGCATCGCGACGTATAGCAATCCAGTAATTCCAGGCTTTTATCCCGACCCGAGCATCTGCCGTGTCGAAGATGATTATTATTTGGTAACAAGCTCGTTTGCTTATTTTCCTGGAGTCCCCATATTTCACAGCAAGGATCTTGTCAATTGGCGCCAGATCGGACATTGTCTCACTACCGAGCAGCAATTGCCGCTGGCCAACACCTGGTTATCGGGAGGGATTTACGCCCCAACGATCCGCTATCACGACGGCTGGTTCTATATGGTCACGACGAATGTGAGCGGGGTCGGCAACTTCTATGTTCGCAGCCAACAACCGGAAGGTCCTTGGTCTGAGATGATTACTGTCGCGCAGGATGGCATTGATCCATCTCTATTATTCGATGAAGATGGCAGCGTATACTTTCAATCCACTTGTTTCGGCAATGAAGGCTATGGCATTTATCAATGCGAGATTGATATATCGACCGGGAAATTGCTGACAGAGAGTCGTCTAATCTGGAGGGGAACGGGCGCAGCGCATCCGGAAGCGCCTCATCTTTACAAGATCAACGGACTTTTTTACTTGTTGCTTGCCGAAGGCGGGACGGAATACGGTCATATGGTGACGATAGCGAGAAGCGACGCTCCATATGGACCGTACGAACCATGTCCCCATAATCCGATTCTTTCTCACAGAAGCATGAAGAGCAGCATACAGGCAACAGGGCATGCAGATCTGGTACAGGCGCATGACGGCAGCTGGTGGGCGGTTTTCTTGGGTGTCAGACCTGTCTCATATCCCTACCGGCATCATTTGGGCAGAGAGACGTTTCTGGCGCCCGTGTCATGGACGGCTGATGGCTGGCCAATCATCGGTAATGGGGGAAGTGTCGAGAGCGTCATGGATGCTCCGCAGTTGACGGAGGTCCGGTGGCAGACTAACTCAACCAGAGATGATTTTGACGATTCAACCTTAGGCTTCGACTGGGTATTCCTGCGGAATCCGGATCCGTTATGCTGGTCGCTCAGCGAATCTCCCGGTAATCTTGTACTGCGCGGAACCGAGGCGTCGCTCGACGATTCCGGCGCTCCCGCCTTTGTAGGTCGTCGTTTGCGCCACTGGTCATGCAACATTTCCACCTTGCTGGATTTCGAACCGCAGCACGAGGGCGAGGAAGCCGGACTTACCGTATTTATGAGCGAAAGATATCATTACGATCTGGCTGTAATGCGCAAAGAAGGTCGCAAGGTGATCGTATTCCGGCGAACCGTAGGATCCATGAGGATGGAGCGCACGCTGGAATGCTTAGAGGGTCCTGTCGTTCTTAAGATTGAAGCTCATCCGGAATGGCTTCATTTCAAGATTCAGCAGAATCAATCCAATGTCCTTGAATTGGGGTCTGGAGAAACGCATCTGCTCTCAACGGAAGTAGCGGGTGGCTTTACAGGAGTAATCATTGCGATGTACGCGGTCTGCGAAACGGGGCAGGGTTCTCCGGCATGCTTTGATTGGTTCGAATATGAGCCATTGAACGGATGA